The genome window TACCCGCCGAAAATTGAGTATGCCCCCAGGAACGAACTTTATTGATTGTCAAAGTCTTTAAGCACAGATTTGTCAAAAGCTCAGTTGTCTTTTCAGGTGTAATTTTTCCTTCAGCCAAATCTTTTTCATAATACGGTGCCAAATACTGGTCCATCCGGCCGTAGGAAACTGAATGCCCATTTGACTCAATTTGTAAAATATCGTGAATGAACCAAACCGATTGAATCGCTTCCCAGAAATTCTGGGCTGGTTCATAGGGAACGCGACTCATAATATCTGCCATCTGATTTAATTCAGCGCGCCGTGTTAAATCGGTTGTTTGAGCTGCCTGTAATTTTGCTAAATCAACATAACGTTTGGCGAAATCTTTAACCGCTTGAATCACAATCAAACTTGATTGATAGAAATATAATTTCTTCTGCTGTTCAAAATCGGTCAAATCGAGAGCAGCCATTTTTTTCTGCACCCGCGCTTCATACCATTTGAGGCCGTGCTGTAAAAGCGCCTGATAATCAACCGCGATGTGCCCGTCGCCAGAAGTGATATTGCCAGCAGCTCCAATAATTCCAAGATCATAAAAGACCCGACTTTCCGGCGGAAAAGCTGCTAATCCTCGATCTTCCAAGGTATTGTTATGCCAAAAAGGAGCAATCTCGCGCAACTGATCTTTAGACTCTTCTGTAATGTAGAAAACATCTCCTGGCCTTTGATCGAAAGTATCTAATTCATCAATGACCCAATTCATTGAATATTCTGGAAATACCGGGGCCCATCGATTGGAACGTGCTTGATTGCCGACCAAAAGGGTCTCCGGTTCAATATAAATCGTCATATTTTTTAGGATATGTTCTAAAACATGCGCCCGCAAAACATCCACCTGTTCACTTTGATGAGCTTGATAAGCTTCTGTTGTCAAAATTGCTCGCTCAGGATCAACGTATGGCTTTGCCGTCAAAATTGATTCCCGATACTGCTCCATCTTTGCTGTCAACTGACCAAAATGTTCAATCGTATGATTAGTTTTCGTTGCCGTCATCGTTTTCATTTTTATGTTCTCCTATTTTCAAATGAAACTAATATAACTTTCCTACGAAACCATCATAAACTCTTAGAGTTAAAAAAGCAAGAAAAAAGCCCGCAGGCTCAAGTTTTCTAAACTAGTTTAACAATAATTTTTTTTGCGGCTAACGTCTTCTTAGCAGTGTCAGAAAGTTCTCGATCAGTAATAACTTCAGAAACCTCTGTCAAAGAGAACTGTTGAATCAAGCTTGGCTTTTGAAATTTACTAGAATCCGTCAAAATGATTAATTCTTTAGCATCTTGAGCCATTTGCCGGACCGTTTCCGTTCTCATTAAATCATTCCCAAAAAATCCCATTTTATCGTCAAAACCGTCAGTCCCAATAAAAAGTTTCTGTACTTTGAAGCCTTGCAGAGTTCGCTTAACCAATGGCCCCACAACAACTTGCGATGTACTTTGATATTGACCACCTAGAATAATTACTGACAAATTCGGATATTGTGCCACGTAATTAGCAATAAAGTATGAGATCGTAATGATCGTAACGTGCTTTCCTTGCTTTCCCAACTGTTCGGCCAATAAAGCACAAGTGGAGCCAGACTCAATCATAATGGTTTCCTGCTCTTTAACCAACCGCGACGCCTCGCTGGCAATTTTCAGTTTCGTTTGATAATTTTGAGCCAACCGATAATTCAGATCGTCTGGATTATTAACAATCGCAAATCCGTGTTCGCGTTTAAGTAAACCGCGCTCTTCTAATTCGTTCAGGTCTTTTCGAATCGTTACTTTGGAAACCGCCAATAAATTGGCTAATTTACTCACTTCAATTTTCTTGTTTTCATTAACTATCTCTAGTAAACGATCAATTCTTGTTTGCTCCATTGTAACTCCTTCCAACTATTATTTTATCCTTTTTGCTCTTGATTCCAATTTCATTCGTAGCTAATATTTATTGCGTTCGAAATAGAAACTGATATAATTTAGCTAAAGGAGAAAAAAATGGAAATTAATCTACTAACTAAGACCACACCCACTAAGGGGTTAATTTTCAACATCCAAAAGTTTAGCCTTAACGATGGACCTGGAATCAGAACAGTAATTTTCTTTAAAGGTTGTCCTCTAAGGTGCAAGTGGTGCTCGAATCCGGAATCGCAATCAAGATTACCGGAACCAATGTTTGACGAAAAACAAAATGCCGAAATAACGGTTGGAAAATATTGGACCGTTGAGCAATTAATGAAAATAATTCTCCAAGACCAACCTTTTTATGAAGAATCTGGCGGCGGTGTTACGTTTTCCGGGGGCGAGGTTCTTTTTCAAGCACCTTTTGCAATTGAATTGGCTCAGGCCGTTAAATCAGCTGGGATTAATTTGGCTTGTGAGACCGAAGGGTATGCAAGCAGCAAAGTTTTTGAATCATTTATGCACTACGTTGATTTTATGTATTACGACTGTAAACAATGGGATCCAACCAAGCATCGTAAAGGCACGGGTGGCAGTAACGAAATCATCATCAAAAACCTGGTCACAGCCATCAAAGCGAACATTAACGTCCACGTCCGAATTCCAGTAATTCCAGGTTTTAATTATACAAATGATGATGCCCAATATTTTGGCGAACTTTTTCAAAAAATTGGAGTCAAGGAAGTTGAACTTTTGCCTTTCCATCAATTTGGTCTTAAGAAATACGAAGATTTACATCGCGAATATGAATTAAAAGACGTGACTCAACTCCAGCCAGCTGATCTTTCAGATTACCAAGAAATTCTCACAACAGCCGGAATTAAAACCTCAATTAACGGCTGGTAGGTTGGATCTGCCTCTTAAATATTCTTCCATCATATTTCTCCTTTGTCATCGGTGTTATTGTTTTTTTGGATTCTTCCGAAATAAAATTTTCGTCGATTTAAACGAAATCTCTACCATATTTTTGGTAACGGTTAACCAAACTTTTCTCAAATCAGGATCAGCATCTTTCATTCCTTTTAAAATTAAGATGGTCTTCGTCAGCCAATTTTCTTTTAACTCTGCAAACGACTCTGACTCCGTTGAAATTAACAAGTCATAAAGGGTGTCGATGTAATAGGCCTTGTAATCGTCATCGATTAAATTAACGATTTCGTTAGTAGCAACACTGAAGTACTGAGAGAACCGATCAGGTTCATTGAGGTTTACAAAATGATCAGACTCAGTTCGCCATGTAAACAAATCGTGTTGGTGAAATCCGTGTGCGTTGCTTAAGACAACCTGATAATCATTGGTCGGATCTAATAAGCGCCCTACAATCGAAGACTGTGGAATTAATTTCGTAATTCGATCTTTCAATTTTTCATATTTTTGGTCTCCAAACCCTGGTCCGTCAAAATTATAAATCTGCTTTATTCGGTCTTGTAGCTGAAGCGGGGATTTGACTCCAGCATAAATTGCCACATTTCCACCCTTAGAATGACCCCCTAAATAAAATTGCCCCGAATAATTTTGAGCAATTTTTTGAAAATACTTCAAGCCAGACTGCTGCGAGGGAACGGTTGTTTGAAAAGACATATTAAGATCTTCCTTGATCCCCAAAAGCGAACCATCAGTCCCACCAAAAGCAAGATAATACAACTCGGGCGCAATTTGAAAAGTAATCGCAAAAAATTGCTGCTCTTTTTTCCGATCGTTAAGCTCTAATGGCGCAATCCACTCAACATTCCCAAAACGCTCACTTTGAGCCAAAGCTTGTGCTAACAAAACGTTTTCTTCTGGATACCACGTGACCTTGGCGGCTATAGATATTTCTTCATTTGTCAAATCTTTAAATTTATGAGCATTGCTTTGATTAAAATCAAGATAAGATACTTGCGCTAAAATGGCTGCATCCACTACATTAAAAGGTAAAGTTGAAAATGAGCAAGTACCATTTTTATTCAAATAATCAATCAAATTTGCCATTTACATAACCTCGTTAGCGTTTATTTTCCCACATTTTAGAAGTTTTACCAAAATTTATCGTTTATAATTAGATTTAAAGGAGCAACTGATTGAAATCCACGATAAATTTGGTAGCAAAGAAAGCCACTTTAACTAATCCAAAAAAAAGGAACTATAATGAATAAAATTCAAAAAAGCTATTACGCATTGGGAACCATCATTAATTTAACCTTATTTGGAAATCCCGAGACCTATATGTTAGAGAATACCAATCGGCTTATTAAATATTACGAAGACCTTTTCACTGTAAATAGTACCACATCCGAAGTGATGTCGATCAACCAAGCTGCAGGTGTGAAACCCGTAAGTGTGAGCGATGCAACCTATAATATAGTCAAAAAATCCATTATCTTAAGTCAAGAAAATTTCGGATTTAATTCCTTGATTGGCCCTTTAGTAAAACTATGGCGAATTGGATTCGGTGATGCGCAAGTTCCCACAAAAGCTCAAATTCAAAAATATTTAACCCTGATTGACCCTCAAGCAGCCACATTCAATGATGAAGATCAATCGATTTATCTAAAAAATCCAGCCATGGAGTTAGATCTCGGTGCAATCGCCAAAGGTTACATTGCCGATCGCATCAAAGATTATTGGTCAGCTTGGGGCAAACAGGCTGGGATTATCGATCTGGGCGGCAACATTTTATTCATGGGCGCCTCGCCTCTCCATCAAGATCATTTATGGTCGATTGGGATTAGAGATCCCCAAAATCCTAGCGGCAAACCCATTGCAGCTGTTAGATTCAAGGCTTGTTCGGCAGGCACCAGCGGAATTTATGAGCGCCATTTAGATTCTGGCAGCAAGAGCTATCATCATATTTTAGACCCTCAAACCGGATATCCCCATGATAACAATTTGGCCAGCGTCACGGTCCTAAGCAAATTATCTTTTGACGGTGAGGTTGAAACCACTCGACTTTTCTTCGCCGATCAACCGATTGCTGACTGGGGCAACAATTCTTCTGATCTATATGGAGCAATATTTGTAACGCTAGACAAAAAAATCATCCTCCAGAAACTACCGCCACAAGCGATAACTCTGTTGGATGATCAATATGAATTAATTACTTTTTAACAATTTTTTCGTGATGTAATTTAATATAATCCATAAAATCACTGAAACAATTTTGTAAATTTTGATTTTCCGCCTGATCCACTAGATTACCATCTTGATCAAAAACCTTTGCTACATTGCCTAAAAGAAATTCATTGCCTGGTAAAACATAAGCATCAAGTTCCGGCGCTGCCAAAATTTGCCTTAACTGTAATTGTGCCCGAGATGAGCCCTGAATACCATAAGACGCCCCAACAATCAACACCGGCTTGGCTTTAAAAGGATGAACAGAGTAAGACATCCACTCCAACAAGCTCTTTAAAGCAGCCGGAATGGCGTGATCGTACTCCGGAGCGCTAATGATTATCCCATCAGCATCCTGAATTTTTTGTTTGATCTCCAGCAACCGTGGATATTTATTTAGATCATCATCTTCACAAAAAGCTGGTAGATCAACTAGTTCACAAATTTCAATTTCGGCTTGATTAGAAAATTTCTTTTGAATGTATTTCAACAGAAGTCGATTATAGGAAAAATCTGCATTAGTACCTACAATTGCAAATAATTTCATCTATTTATTTCCCCTTACTTTGCTTGATCCATTGCATTTTTCACAGCCTCTTTTAAGGCGTCACTCGTTCTCGTAGCACCTGAAATGGCATCAACGTTATAAGTGTTATTGTCAATCATCTTTTGAGGCAAACTCTCAAGCACTTCTTTACTCATATCAGCACTTTCGCTTTGTTTAAGAATTTCGACTTGCTTAATTTTATGATCCTTACTCAAGGTAACGCGGACAACGATCTCGTCACCCATCCCAGCATTACTTTTACCAATATATTGATTAGGCCCCGCCGAAAAACTCTCTTCTTTTTGCAAATCACTTTTCAGATTTGCTGTTGGAGTTGTTTCTACTGGCGCTACTGGCGTGCTTGGAAGTGGCAATTCAAATATTGCATCGTTTTTTTGCTGCGCCGCATTCTGACCCGCTATTTTACCGGAAATCAAACAATCTGCCAAATTGCCGCCAGCTGCATATTCATTAGCAAAAGGCGAGCCTAATTCCCCCGCTTCGTATAAATGCGGAATCGTTTGTCCACTTGGGTCAACAACTTGGCAGCGAGAATTACGCCGCGCCCCCCCTTGAGTGTTTAACATGTTTTGCCTCATTGGGATCGCGTAATACGGGCCATGATCATTAAACGCTGTCATCGTTTCTGGCGCACGTTTAAAAGCATAGTCCTTGCCTTTTTTAGCAAAATGATTGAAATCACGAATTGTCTCTTCAAGATTTTTCGCATCAGTACCAATTCGCTCAGCCAATTCCTTAATTGTGTTGGCCTTAACTGCAAATTTCAAGATGTTTGGATAGCCGCCTGGATTATCATTATCAGCTTTAATCTTATTGTATTGGGCTTGATCAAAAATCATCGCCGGATGAACTTGTGAAAGGGGAACTCGCCAAAAACCATGATTATAAATATGTCCGTGTCGATTTATCTCATCTTCTTTAAAATAACGAGTTCCATCATCACCAACCACAAGTGTACTACCTGTAAAAAGTACTGACCAGAAAATATTTGTCGTGTAAAGGCTGCGAATACCTTTTCGTTGACGCGGAGAAAGTCCGTGAAATTGCCCCATAGATTCATAACTACGCATATGCCACAAATCAGCCCCAACTTCTAAGGACATCTTAACTCCAGCACCTTTGTTATAACTGGTCCCGATCGGCGACATGTAAGGTTCTTGCAAATAATCTTCAATCATTTGTTGATTATTTTCAAATCCGCCTGTTGCCATGACAACTCCATTTTTGGCTTGAATATTTCTCACCACGTGCTCGTGTTCAATTTGCACGCCAATCACCGCTTTAGTCGTTGGATCTTGAATCAAATGAAGCGCAGGAGAACTAAACCAAACATCGATTTTATCTGAACGATCTACTACTTTTTGCCGTAAAATTTTCCAAAGAGCAGCGTCGGCAATTCCATGATGCACAATCGTCATGTCACAACTTTGAACTCCTTCGTATTCTGGAAATTCTTCTAATACTGCCTGCAATGAGTTGGGCTCACCCCATTCCTTGCGTACGCTAACCGGTTCAACGTCCAAGTAATTGCGAACGTAATCCTCCATATTAACTAAACCTTCAACAAAAGCATCTAATACTTCACCGTCGACGCCAATTGGATCTGCCATTTTCTGATAATACTTTTTGAGATTTTCAAAATTATCACCCGAAGCGATCAATTGATGAGAAACTCGCGTGTTCCCACCTTCTGAACCTTCAGGTGCTGAATCGACCAACAAAACTTTAGCTCCATCATCAGCAGCAAAACGAGCTGCGGTCGCCCCAGCGCCTCCGAAGCCTAATACTATTACGTCATAACTTGCATCCCAGTGAATTGAATGTTTTGGGTTCATTAACGCGCGATATGCGTCCATCGGATTTCCTTTTTCGTACATGTTTCTTACCTCCTGGTTTAAAATTTTGCTTGTGTCTACAAATTTAACAAATTCATCAATACATTCCGTTAGAAAAGAAACCGTCTTTTCGTCCTTTAAGTTCCCCTCGTCATCAAAAGCTGTTTTCGCATTGCCAAGCAAAAATTCATTTCCTGGCAGAACGCGAGAATTAACCCCTGGCGTATCCAAAATCTGACGCAAATGCAGCTGCGAGCGACTTGAACCTTGAGCATGATACGATGCTCCAACAATCATCAACGGTTTTTTTGCTAACGGATGCACCCGATAGGATAACCATTCGATCACGCTTTTTAAAGGGGAAGGAACCGAATGATTATACTCAGGACAACCGATAATAATCCCATCGGCGGCTTCGATTTTCTCAGCCAAAACCGTCACGCTTGCTGGGTCCGACGCCGGATGATTTTCATTAAAAAGCGGAATATCCTTAATGTCACAAACTTCTAACTCGAATTTATCCGAAAACTGCTTTCGAATATACTGCAATAAAATTCGATTGTACGATTTACGGGCATTCGTGCCCACAATTCCAATCACTTTCAAATATTCAGTCCTCCTTGTTATTTCCAATATGTTAAAAAGATTTCTTCACAAGAACCATTATACCATCTTAATGTATTCGTTTACAAAAAAGAATGTCACTTGAGATTCTTCTGGTTTAATAAATAAACTTGATCATCTACAAAATCAATCGAAATATTCGCTTCTTTCTCAGGATCGCTTTTCGCTAGATTGTACATATAGTTGTAACTATTCATTCCCTTTTCTTCGTCAACGGGACCCAAATCAAGATATCCGTCAGGCTCGCCTAAGATTGCCTTCACTTGTTCTGGCGTCTGACCTTTTTTAATTTTTTGAAAATCGGCCAGCGTAATTGTATTCGTTCTTTTCGTCTTGGTGTTTGTGAGGAATTTGGAAATGATCTCTTCTTTTTGATCAAAAATAATTATCACATGGCTTCCTGATTCGCCCTGCCAAATCGCACTTTCCCTAAGACTTCCTTTTTCTTTATAATTTTCTGCTGGCTGGCCCCATTTACTTATAACGGTAGATTTTTTTGTCGGATGATCCAGCTTCAATGCTTGATAATCAGCCAGCGAAATTTCTTTTTGTACTTTTGGGGCCGAGGATTTTTTCTTACTGCTCTGCGATTTACTTGAAACGGAGTGTGACTTCGGGTGATCCTCAACTTTTTTTGTACAGCCTGTCATCAGACTTAAAATTAAAACGCTAACTATAATTGTTGTTTTTTTCATTAATTATCTCTCTTAAAATTTAAACTATATCTTAGATATTATCAGTTTTAGAACAGATTCTCATTTTTAAAAAATTTAAATTAAACAATTGTGCCCAATTCTCTTAAAATAAAAAATCTAAAACGCTTAGCAATCCTTTCGTTATCATGTTTAATCCGTTTACAAATAAATTATCCACCGCCATCAACGTAGTGAAAGCGTTATAACTAATTTAAGATGATATTCAACTACAAAATATGGAGGTTGAAACATGAAAAGTATTGGAATTGATATTGGAGGAACTCAGCTGAGGGTCGGAATTTTTGACGAAGATTTTAAATTGATCGATAGCTTCAAAACCAAAAACGACGACCAATTATCCGTTCAAGATAATTTGAATAAGCTGATTAATTATTTACAGAGTCAAGATTATGAATATCGTAGTATCGGGGTAGGCTGTCCCGGGCCTTTAAACATCCGGGCCGGAAAAATTCTCACTCCGCCTAATATGCCGAAATGGTGGGGCTTTGACATTGTCGAATACATCGAAAACATTACAAATTTAAAAACCACTTTAAATAACGATGCTAATCTCGCGGGCTTAGCCGAAGCCAAATTAGGTGCAGGACGGCTTTATAAAGCAGTTTATTATCTAACTATGTCTACCGGTATTGGCGGAGGATACATTAGAGAAGGCGAGATTGTTAATGGATCGAACTCAGCGGCGGGTGAAATTTATAACATGATCATTAATGACAAATCTCCGGCCCGAGCAGGCGTTAATCCTGGCGCAGTTAATGAGCAATGCAGCGGTTCAGGCGTAACCCGAATTGCCCAAAACATTTACGATAAAACTGTCGACTGCAAGGAACTTTTTGATTTACGTGATAGCGGCGATCCGGAAGCAGCAGAAATTATTGATACCTATATTGTTGACGGAATGGCAAAATGCCTCGCAAATATCTCGGCAGTCTGTGATCCTGATATCTTTGTCATTGGCGGTTCAATTGCAATTTATCATCCAGAATTGCTCCAAGATATTGCACAAAAGTCCAGATAATATCTGATTTTCCCGAATAATTTACGACTTTTGCCTGCCCAATTTAAAGACGACGCTGGTTTAATCGGCGCTGCCCTATTACCATAAAAGGAGACCCAAATTGACCAAAAAAAAATCAATTTTAGACCATATTATGGCCGGAATCGGATACATGTTGCCTCTAGTTGTTGCTGGGGGGATCTTGATGGGTGTTGGTTATATGTTGGACAATCCAGCAGTTAACCCTGCTCACTACGGCTACAATAACGTTTATGCCAAATTTTTCTCGACCATCGGCAGTAAAACTTTTAACTTTATGCTTCCAGTTTTAAGTGCGGGGATTGCTTACAGCATTGCCGGAATTTCCGTGATTCCGTCGGCACTAATGGCCGGAGCAATCGTAAAAGATGGAACTTCTGGCTTTCTAGGCGCACTTTTTGTAGGATTTATTACAGGTTACCTAACTCTTTTAATCAAAAAATTGCTTAGAAAAATTCCTTCTTCTCTTGATGGATTGCGCAGTTTATTATTAATTCCGTTACTCACTGTAATAATGACCGGCTTGATCACACTCTTTGCGGTTGAACCCGTAATCGGTCAAATCAACACCCTGCTCAATTCTTTTTTAAAAAGCTTGAACGGTTCAAGCCAAATTCTGCTCGGCAGTCTTCTTGGCGGCATGCAATCTGTTGATATGGGAGGTCCGGTGAATAAAACCGCGTACCTATTTGCGACATCTTCGCTTGCTAACGGTCAGTATACGCTTATGTCGGCCGTTTTAGCAGGTGGGATTGTGCCACCTTACGTGACCGCTTTTGCAAGTACAATTTTCAAAAACAAATTTACAAAAGAGGAACGAGCACGAGGAATCACCAACTACGTTGTCGGCTTAGCAGGAATCACCGAAACTGGAATCCCTTTTCTAGTATCTGATCCCCTCCGGGTTATGGCCGCCTGTATTCCAGGCTCAGCAATTGCTGGCGGACTTTCGATCTATCTACATTGTTCAGTTATGGCGCCATTTGGCGGCATCTTCATTCTTCCGTTAAATTCAAATCCCTTAGGATTTCTAATCGCAATAATTTCTGGCATCATTGTTGGTACGATTATCCTCGGCCTACTCAAAAAAACTGTTGCTCCTGAATAAATTAAAAAACCACTTTTTTAGTGGTTTTTTAATTTATTCTAATCCGCTCACAATCGCATTAATGTTTTTGCTCGCAAAATAGTCATGAATATTATCGACTTCTTCTTGTGTTAAAAGCTGCGTTTCTTCCATTGTGTATTTGCGACCTAAGTATTTATACTTTTGACTGCCATACTGATGAAACGGGAGAATATGAACTTCTTTTACTCCAATTTCATTAACGTAATCCGCAATTTGACGAATATTCTCTGGCTTAGTGGTAAAACCCGGAATTAATGGAATTCGCGGGGTAACTTCAACCGTCGGAGTGTTTAGAAAAGCTTCAAAACTAGCTTTAACCATTCTGACATCATCACCAATAACTTGTCTTGCTCTTAAAGGATCCATAATTTTAAGATCAAACAAAGCATGATCGACGTAAGGCAAAACTTTTTTAATTTCGCGCATAGGAACTGCTCCGGTTGTTTCAATTGCTGTATTAATCCCAAGGGATTTAGCAGCGTGCATCAAATTGGCCGCAAAGTCAGCCTGAACCAGGCATTCGCCTCCTGACAAAGTTAACCCTCCACCAGAAGATCGATAAAAAATATCATCCTTTTCAACTTCTTTGATCACTTCATCGACACTATACCATTTGGTGATTGTTT of Xylocopilactobacillus apicola contains these proteins:
- a CDS encoding NAD(P)H-dependent oxidoreductase gives rise to the protein MKVIGIVGTNARKSYNRILLQYIRKQFSDKFELEVCDIKDIPLFNENHPASDPASVTVLAEKIEAADGIIIGCPEYNHSVPSPLKSVIEWLSYRVHPLAKKPLMIVGASYHAQGSSRSQLHLRQILDTPGVNSRVLPGNEFLLGNAKTAFDDEGNLKDEKTVSFLTECIDEFVKFVDTSKILNQEVRNMYEKGNPMDAYRALMNPKHSIHWDASYDVIVLGFGGAGATAARFAADDGAKVLLVDSAPEGSEGGNTRVSHQLIASGDNFENLKKYYQKMADPIGVDGEVLDAFVEGLVNMEDYVRNYLDVEPVSVRKEWGEPNSLQAVLEEFPEYEGVQSCDMTIVHHGIADAALWKILRQKVVDRSDKIDVWFSSPALHLIQDPTTKAVIGVQIEHEHVVRNIQAKNGVVMATGGFENNQQMIEDYLQEPYMSPIGTSYNKGAGVKMSLEVGADLWHMRSYESMGQFHGLSPRQRKGIRSLYTTNIFWSVLFTGSTLVVGDDGTRYFKEDEINRHGHIYNHGFWRVPLSQVHPAMIFDQAQYNKIKADNDNPGGYPNILKFAVKANTIKELAERIGTDAKNLEETIRDFNHFAKKGKDYAFKRAPETMTAFNDHGPYYAIPMRQNMLNTQGGARRNSRCQVVDPSGQTIPHLYEAGELGSPFANEYAAGGNLADCLISGKIAGQNAAQQKNDAIFELPLPSTPVAPVETTPTANLKSDLQKEESFSAGPNQYIGKSNAGMGDEIVVRVTLSKDHKIKQVEILKQSESADMSKEVLESLPQKMIDNNTYNVDAISGATRTSDALKEAVKNAMDQAK
- a CDS encoding FAD:protein FMN transferase, which encodes MNKIQKSYYALGTIINLTLFGNPETYMLENTNRLIKYYEDLFTVNSTTSEVMSINQAAGVKPVSVSDATYNIVKKSIILSQENFGFNSLIGPLVKLWRIGFGDAQVPTKAQIQKYLTLIDPQAATFNDEDQSIYLKNPAMELDLGAIAKGYIADRIKDYWSAWGKQAGIIDLGGNILFMGASPLHQDHLWSIGIRDPQNPSGKPIAAVRFKACSAGTSGIYERHLDSGSKSYHHILDPQTGYPHDNNLASVTVLSKLSFDGEVETTRLFFADQPIADWGNNSSDLYGAIFVTLDKKIILQKLPPQAITLLDDQYELITF
- a CDS encoding NADPH-dependent FMN reductase, whose protein sequence is MKLFAIVGTNADFSYNRLLLKYIQKKFSNQAEIEICELVDLPAFCEDDDLNKYPRLLEIKQKIQDADGIIISAPEYDHAIPAALKSLLEWMSYSVHPFKAKPVLIVGASYGIQGSSRAQLQLRQILAAPELDAYVLPGNEFLLGNVAKVFDQDGNLVDQAENQNLQNCFSDFMDYIKLHHEKIVKK
- a CDS encoding PTS fructose transporter subunit IIC yields the protein MTKKKSILDHIMAGIGYMLPLVVAGGILMGVGYMLDNPAVNPAHYGYNNVYAKFFSTIGSKTFNFMLPVLSAGIAYSIAGISVIPSALMAGAIVKDGTSGFLGALFVGFITGYLTLLIKKLLRKIPSSLDGLRSLLLIPLLTVIMTGLITLFAVEPVIGQINTLLNSFLKSLNGSSQILLGSLLGGMQSVDMGGPVNKTAYLFATSSLANGQYTLMSAVLAGGIVPPYVTAFASTIFKNKFTKEERARGITNYVVGLAGITETGIPFLVSDPLRVMAACIPGSAIAGGLSIYLHCSVMAPFGGIFILPLNSNPLGFLIAIISGIIVGTIILGLLKKTVAPE
- a CDS encoding glycyl-radical enzyme activating protein, with the protein product MIKGDQGLIFNIQRYSIHDGPGIRTIVFLQGCPLRCPWCSNPESQGAVVPLTWVKNGKKETITKWYSVDEVIKEVEKDDIFYRSSGGGLTLSGGECLVQADFAANLMHAAKSLGINTAIETTGAVPMREIKKVLPYVDHALFDLKIMDPLRARQVIGDDVRMVKASFEAFLNTPTVEVTPRIPLIPGFTTKPENIRQIADYVNEIGVKEVHILPFHQYGSQKYKYLGRKYTMEETQLLTQEEVDNIHDYFASKNINAIVSGLE
- a CDS encoding Mbeg1-like protein, whose product is MANLIDYLNKNGTCSFSTLPFNVVDAAILAQVSYLDFNQSNAHKFKDLTNEEISIAAKVTWYPEENVLLAQALAQSERFGNVEWIAPLELNDRKKEQQFFAITFQIAPELYYLAFGGTDGSLLGIKEDLNMSFQTTVPSQQSGLKYFQKIAQNYSGQFYLGGHSKGGNVAIYAGVKSPLQLQDRIKQIYNFDGPGFGDQKYEKLKDRITKLIPQSSIVGRLLDPTNDYQVVLSNAHGFHQHDLFTWRTESDHFVNLNEPDRFSQYFSVATNEIVNLIDDDYKAYYIDTLYDLLISTESESFAELKENWLTKTILILKGMKDADPDLRKVWLTVTKNMVEISFKSTKILFRKNPKKQ
- a CDS encoding ROK family protein — its product is MKSIGIDIGGTQLRVGIFDEDFKLIDSFKTKNDDQLSVQDNLNKLINYLQSQDYEYRSIGVGCPGPLNIRAGKILTPPNMPKWWGFDIVEYIENITNLKTTLNNDANLAGLAEAKLGAGRLYKAVYYLTMSTGIGGGYIREGEIVNGSNSAAGEIYNMIINDKSPARAGVNPGAVNEQCSGSGVTRIAQNIYDKTVDCKELFDLRDSGDPEAAEIIDTYIVDGMAKCLANISAVCDPDIFVIGGSIAIYHPELLQDIAQKSR
- a CDS encoding glycyl-radical enzyme activating protein; this translates as MEINLLTKTTPTKGLIFNIQKFSLNDGPGIRTVIFFKGCPLRCKWCSNPESQSRLPEPMFDEKQNAEITVGKYWTVEQLMKIILQDQPFYEESGGGVTFSGGEVLFQAPFAIELAQAVKSAGINLACETEGYASSKVFESFMHYVDFMYYDCKQWDPTKHRKGTGGSNEIIIKNLVTAIKANINVHVRIPVIPGFNYTNDDAQYFGELFQKIGVKEVELLPFHQFGLKKYEDLHREYELKDVTQLQPADLSDYQEILTTAGIKTSINGW
- a CDS encoding DeoR/GlpR family DNA-binding transcription regulator; amino-acid sequence: MEQTRIDRLLEIVNENKKIEVSKLANLLAVSKVTIRKDLNELEERGLLKREHGFAIVNNPDDLNYRLAQNYQTKLKIASEASRLVKEQETIMIESGSTCALLAEQLGKQGKHVTIITISYFIANYVAQYPNLSVIILGGQYQSTSQVVVGPLVKRTLQGFKVQKLFIGTDGFDDKMGFFGNDLMRTETVRQMAQDAKELIILTDSSKFQKPSLIQQFSLTEVSEVITDRELSDTAKKTLAAKKIIVKLV
- a CDS encoding DUF3862 domain-containing protein, encoding MKKTTIIVSVLILSLMTGCTKKVEDHPKSHSVSSKSQSSKKKSSAPKVQKEISLADYQALKLDHPTKKSTVISKWGQPAENYKEKGSLRESAIWQGESGSHVIIIFDQKEEIISKFLTNTKTKRTNTITLADFQKIKKGQTPEQVKAILGEPDGYLDLGPVDEEKGMNSYNYMYNLAKSDPEKEANISIDFVDDQVYLLNQKNLK